Proteins encoded within one genomic window of Felis catus isolate Fca126 chromosome C1, F.catus_Fca126_mat1.0, whole genome shotgun sequence:
- the LOC101092631 gene encoding gamma-crystallin F, whose amino-acid sequence MGKITFYEDRGFQGRHYECSSDHPNLQPYFSRCNSIRVDSGCWMLYEQPNYSGCQYFLRRGDYPDYQQWMGLSDAVRSCRLIPHTSSHRIRIYEREDYRGQMVEITEDCSSLHDRFHFSEIHSFQVLEGYWVLYEMPNYRGRQYLLRPGDYRRYHDWGATSARVGSLRRATEYY is encoded by the exons ATGGGGAAG ATCACCTTCTACGAGGACCGGGGCTTCCAGGGCCGCCACTACGAGTGCAGCAGTGACCACCCGAACCTGCAGCCCTATTTCAGCCGCTGCAACTCCATCCGCGTGGACAGCGGCTGCTGGATGCTCTACGAGCAGCCCAACTACTCCGGCTGCCAGTACTTCCTGCGGCGCGGGGACTACCCGGACTACCAGCAGTGGATGGGCCTCAGCGACGCGGTCCGCTCCTGCCGCCTCATCCCCCAC ACCAGCTCCCACAGGATCAGGATTTATGAGCGAGAAGACTACAGGGGCCAGATGGTAGAGATCACCGAGGACTGCTCCTCGCTTCACGACCGCTTCCACTTCAGTGAGATCCACTCCTTCCAAGTGCTGGAGGGCTACTGGGTCCTCTACGAGATGCCCAACTACCGGGGGCGGCAGTACCTGCTGAGACCGGGGGACTACAGGCGCTACCACGACTGGGGGGCCACGAGTGCCCGAGTGGGCTCTTTGAGGAGAGCCACGGAAtactattga